The following is a genomic window from Amaranthus tricolor cultivar Red isolate AtriRed21 chromosome 10, ASM2621246v1, whole genome shotgun sequence.
AGAATCACTCTAAAAATTAcgacataaaattattaaacatGCTTAGTTTGGAATAAACCAACATGTGATATTGTGATAATTAATGACTGCCCTTGACTCTTATTAATCGTTATGGCAAAACACAAAGATACATGAAACCACCTTCTTTGGAGAGCAACAAGGAATTTAGGGGGCGTTTGGTATGTAATTTATCAATGCAGAAAGTGGAATCATTTAACCTTATCCTTTACAAGTTGTTTGGTATGAGCTGAAAGTAATTGTTTCCGTTTCTAATAGATTAGCGTTTCCACTCTATTGTTACCGCTCAAAAGTATACGGAAACAGTTAACGTTTTCAAGCCGAAACACAGTAAACTCTGGCTCTCACGCACTCATGCTTGTAAGAGAAGGAATAATGTTGGTAGtagaaagagtttgattctgaACTGAATATTCATATCTTAATCCACTTTTCAGCAATTGCAAATTTTCCATGGATACACGAAAGCTTATATACGCTATATGGCATTAACATATTAATTGCACAGTTTCCAATAATGCATATGATAATTTGGGAAATTTAAGTATTTAATAGGGTgtgataattaatgtaaaaGTGTAttacccctgaatttccgaccccttatacgaaatcaaaaccgtaaaggaccaGAGGAAATTCGAGTGtcacataaaagaaaaggaaaataatttggataaatgtttaaatattaactttaaaaaggtgagtggaaatttcggcaacatctaccctaaaactgtgcgcctttgtaaaaaaacaaaagttatttagaatctaataaagtaaaggcatcaacggcctatcaaaaatatatcacggcggaatgattcgtcacTGGCTTCtgaaatcaacatgccaagcatggatcgtggttccagtgtcaacgcttatgttttaaaatgacttaactccttataccatacaaagttataaactacgaagcgaaaatacaaatatacaagagAGGACAcgaggcctcataacaaaatatatacaaccaaagtttacaaaagataaacaaaaGCTATAAAACAGTACTTATACCAAACAATAAGTAAGGGAAACGTAAATAAGTGTTTCCTTACATTgttataccaaacaacatataaccaTAACCCTTACCTTTACCCTTACCCCTCTTTATTAATTCCCTTTCCCTTACATTTTCTCTttccataccaaacacccccttagaGTTATCTAAAGGTGTTAGTGTAACCTTGGAATGAAATTTTATCACAAATGTTAGATTCGAATATAACAGCTGCTTTTATAACTTGATCGTCCAAATGATCAACTAATTAATTAGCGTATACCATTGGATAAGCCAGCTAAATGATCTTTGTTTATGAGCATTATTGTTGGAGGCTGAAGCATCAAGTTTTAACAATAACTTATGTTTTGGGAAATCTATATGCACGTATTGAGTTGAGAAACTCAATTAAAATGCATCGTCGTTGCTATAACAGTTACAGTTAGAGTTGGATATTGAATCTGAACACACGTACAACTTATCTTTTCCTGAAAAAAGGGACACTACATGTTCATTATCCTTATCAACAATTCTATTTGTTGGTGCTTATACTGCCATCTCGTAAAAGTACGAACTGTCAATTGAGCCCTCACAAATTCCAAGATAAGCAAAATCGACAATTGCATCCATTTGATCATATGCATCTTTAATCAATAGATCTTCAGGTATGTAGATAGTTCTTATCCATTGTTAGGTCCTCCAAGCTTTCTATCTACATCTTTTTGAGAATCCAATATTCAAGATCTCGTAGTTCATAAACATTGTCTAATCCCGATCGTATTCTCATGGACGTAATACCTTGCAATCATTCCAAACCTTTGAAAAGTTAGCGCCCAAGACAATATCTTGTCTTGTACCCTTCGAAATGATTGacaaaatagcctaaaatcACCACCGACAACAATGGCCTTGTATCTGAAGCTTAATTTGGATGCCTTGTCGTTTAGATAATGAATGTCATCGTGTACACTCAATTAGGAGATACATATGCATGCTCTTATCAAAAATGTCATCCACATCAAagtattacaatttacaatcaAAACCCTGAATATTCTATTTGCCACAAGTtatcagaaaattaaaattaaaaattcatgtaTATATTCTCCATAccttaattaaacaaaattaataaaaatgctaaaaaaaaagtGCATAAATGTCATGTAAAACGACTATAAAAACCtcaaattttcacaaattaacaaaactcaaaaattacccaaaaaaaataaacagtATAATTCGCCGATTAAAGCAATGAAAATGAACTTAGTTATAATTTATTAGGGGTGTTCATCACCAAGTACCCAGCAGTTCGGGTACCCGAAAAATCAGGTTCCTATTTTAATGCCCCGTTTCTCGACCCAATTTATCCGGATCAGGACACTGGATatccaattttattttcaaaatgaatttattgGCAATTTTTCTACAGAATTTGTGAAAttgatataatatttttgacaGCTTTTAATGGCAATTTAGAGCAAtaacaatcaaacaaaaacgaagccagaaaaagaaataacaataaaaacaacgGAGGAATAAcattacaaaaaatttaacgaggCAATAAGGGTGAATAAGAGAGTATTTAGTACATTTTCTTTGTTGTGCGACAACGGAAGCAAatatcgaaaacaataatgaaacaataaagattcaaacaaacaataaagaaagtcacaccgagaaattaacatggttcactatcaacgtgatagctacattcaccggcaccgagaataaacttttcactataaaccgggatattacaagatgaacacgagaaaccacaacaatggctctctaagctttttctctcttagttttcctcactttgtgttttgaaTTGCATctcattctaattctaattacatggggcctttatatagtatacctcataataaaaagaaattagggttaagaaactacaaaaaaccgtcaaagactaagagtaaccggccaaaaacgtgccaagaaaCTGCCATTACGTGAGCCGCGAAACAGAGGCAGAATacactccgcgccccgcggacctTCCTCTACCTGGCAACTTGTTCGagtcactatatttcaacactcTTCCTTGGATATATAAACTATTTCAACTTTTATATATCCATGGAATATCATGTTTAAATTTATGCTCACGGAACATTTCAATTGtaaccaacaaaataaaaacgACAACATCAACAATAACGCCAGAGCCTTAACAATAAAAGATTGTGGTTAGCTACAATATATGATTTCCGGTGATCGTCCACAtggaacaaaataaaacaacccatgtacattttttaaaagtaaactTTCAACACCTTATCGTCTATATTTTTCATCATCAAGAAATTTTATACTAAAAGGTTATCTtgtaaatgaattttaaaagtttttttgttcgctattggattttaagcatatgaaaaagtattttagtttgttttttattggctttaggcttatttattttcaaaaaaataattaacaatcaaatttcaattttactaaatatattttaaaacaaatagattatttgaccaattaaaaaaaaatcaacattttaggGTGACGGTTTAACAACCCAATAAACAAGCAACAATCATTAACCAAATATACAAATTGTTATGAGAGACGATCTTCTTAAAAAACGCATTATATATAGATCAAAAGCCTTGATAGGAATAGGTGATTTGCTCAATTTTGGTTCAGTTTTCCTTTTGATATATTTTGTGACCTTATATTGAGTTTGTCACTGTCTATATAGGTTACTTTGGTTCTCAAATTGTTCATCATATGTCCTAATCAAATGCAGGTTCAATAGGAGATGTTCCAATTCTCCTGGCCAAACCTCAAGCATATATGAATTACAGTGGAGAATCGGTACTCTCTATGTTCTTTAGCTATAATCACAAGAGCTCTAGGACTTGTGGCATTTGTGTAATATTTATTGTGTTATACCTCTTTGAGTGTGAAAGAAAGCatgtttctttgtttttctttatggATCAAACTAGtttcacatgattcgctaatctccttatgaattgcaaataaaaagaaactgaattatggtcggttttaggctatttttgggACAATTTGAGagaatcgcgaattcaaaaaacAATTCAGCAaacaaattatgttacactgttTCAAACTTGAAAAAAATGGCAGTAGAATCTTGAAAATTGAAGCCTTTGGCATGATTTGAAACGAAAAGAGCTCTTAGGCTATTATTAGGTTGATTCTCCAAAATATCCCTGCAAATGACCAGGAGATTGAAGTATGTAACAATAGAGAATGAAGGCAAAATCTACCAGTCTTGTTGTATCATTTCTCAATGTACAAAGGCATGATGTGTTTATACTTTGGATTACTTCCTAGATATGAAAAATGATGTTTATGGGGGGATGAGATTTACTCTCATTGTCCCTCTCTATTTTCCCTATATTCTATTTAGTgcgtcccacttaatttgcccTATTTCTATTTTAGGATATGACTCCACCACTTATAAGATGGTTTGGGCAAGTGCAACGACGGAGTATTAGCGAACCGGTAAGGAATATAGATAGTTGGAACTCAGGAGACTTAAAAACAGGGATAAGAAGACATAAGATGACTTAGAGGATAGAAGTGGAAAAGTATATGAAAGATCTAGAAgtacaaattgagatggtagaaTCAAAATGAATAGAGAAGAAGAATCCAAAACTGATATATAGTTTCATGTAGACGACTCCAATCTTTTGGAATTAAGGCTCTGGCATTGTTGTTTAGTTCTGATTCCACACTTTTACTCTCTACATTCTGTTACTTCTAAATGTTCATTCCACTATATCCAACTTCTAAATCTCCTTGCTATTCCCAATTGGGGCAAAATGATATGGACAAAGGAGTAATGTTTTTAGTTTTACATACATACTTGGGCAATACTATGTTTAAACTGTAAAGATCTGTCATCCAATGTTACACaaccatattttatttattcatgcTCCTTTTCTCAATGTGATTCGATATGTTGCTATATTTTGTGTAAAGCTAattgtttttctatttaaaatcTAAGATTTTCTTGTTGTTGCATCTCATTTCATGTCTAACTTGcaatttgtataattttttaggtTGGACCTCTGGCTGCATATTACAAAGTACCTTTGCGccacatcttattggtatgaAAAATGCTGCTGAGAAAGGATAACttaatcaaagtaatataaCATCGTCTTTATTTGGTTTCACTTAATACTTAAAGCTGTTTTATAGGTCTATGACGAGATGTGCTTGCCTAATGGTGTTTTAAGACTTCAGCCGAAAGGAGGACATGGTCATCACAATGGGTAAGTTGCTTTTATGGATGATCTGTATTAGTAGTCACTAACCACCATGTAATCTCGTCCGATATAGTTTTGAAACATTACAAACTGATAACTACATGCTGAATTTTAGTAAGCTCTGCTTGGATAGTTGGATGGGATTTACACGACGACAAAACTGCACTTTTGTGTACTCTGTATGAATTCTGGTTTTTTTTTCCTCCCCCAAAGCGGTGTGCGACATTGCTTGAATGTGGTGTCCAATGAGCAAAGACTTTATGCTTATAAGTATTAAGTATGAAAAGGTTGTTGGTCGCCGCCCACAAATGGCGTGCCACATTTCCGAAATTTGATAGGATCCTACTGCCATGCGAAATTCGATTCATTGATAAATTTCGTAGTTCTCTCCTGCCAAttgttcatcatcttcatctccATTTCACCAGCTTCCTCGATACTCATGGTAGGTAACCAAATGAGTAAAATGAAAAATTCACATAAATTCAGTTGCAAAAACCAAGTTGGGGCATACTAAGCTGAATCAGTCGACCACAACAGTTTCGAATTAAGCTTTGGCATTGTTATATTTTGTACATTAGTGAATTAATCTTTTCTTTTACGAGCTTTCAAGTTTTTTCCTATAATTCAGAATTTCagtggaaaaatattaaaacccCAAAAAGAATTCAAATGAATTGAACTTACAAAGGGGTTATTATAAGCTTTTTCACTCCAAGAAACAAGTAAGTGTAGCGAAGAATACCGCTAGGAAAATAGTATGGGCTATTTCAGAATTTCTCGACGAAGATTATATTGGAATATATTAATATTGGGTTTAGTTTTACAACACGGAAAAGGTATGGGGCTAATATGCGTCAATCAAAAGTTAAGAAGttttgatttcataattgataaAAGCTAAGGGGTTAATTAACTATATTTGCGCATATTCATATGACAAAAGACATGAATGTTGGAAAAGAATTTATCTGAATGATCATTGGAATGAATGTTTTTAGTTGTATATCCGCGTCCTTAAGCCGTTATCTTGCCAGTTTTCACCTTGTACCGGACcgattatcatcattatcatcatacccagtatatcctgctcataggaactatgatcagggtctggggaagGAAGGAAGGAAGGTGggaactcatacccataaaggaaagTGCGGCTAAAGAGtctctcggctcgagaaagatgcATAAATGAATTCAGTAgtcaaaaacataaaagaaaataataactaggtaaaaacgaataaaagaaTGCTATGTAACAGGGTTAAGGCCAAAACACAAACTCCAATCTTTCACAATATTGCTAATCTCATTCACTACTCACTAGTAAGTTTCTGATTTTGGATAGTTGCTATTGCAGAGTTAAGAGTATCATGGGACACTTAGACGGACGGAAGGAGTTCCCTCGGTTATGCATAGGTTGGTTTTCTGCAAAACAGTTTTTCGTCCTGTAAAAGAGAAAGGCTCAATAATTAAGTTGCAACCTTTTTATTCAAAAGCTCATTGCTTGCAGGTATTGGGAATCCACCGGGAAATATGGATATGAAAGCTTTTCTTTTACAAAAGTTCAGTTCTACTGAACGAAAACAGGTAATCAATCTTTCAATTTTCTCGCATGCAGATTTGAGAACTCGAGTAAGTGTTTAAAAGCGTGAAACACTGTTTATATGCTCAAGTCTTTGCTTCCTTCAGCCAAACAGCTTCACAATCTCACTGTgttgttttaatttgtttatatgAAAGTATGAAACTACATTAAGGAGAGGAATCAATGTATAGAGctcaaaaattcttaaatgagatggtctcatggtGAAGCGATCTCTATTGGCTAAACCATgtacattttcaattttaaagtgatcatttttaatgttaaagtgatcagTTTGAGAAATGGACTAATTATATGTCGTGATCCGTTAGAGAAATGGATTAATTATATGTGTCCGTAtcatgatgagacggtctcatacaagacgagttgaGAGTTTGGGTTTAACcaacaaatttccattactgGTTTGTCCAAGTTGATCATGGGCACTTTGGCCCTTTTAGGTCCAGGACGTCAGGCTACGCCAAACCCGACAAAAACTTAGGTCAGACCAACTGAATTCAGGCCAAAATTTCCGTAAAACCCTTTTCTTCAAAACTTGAAACGCTGCCTAAATGGATCATGCCATAGTTGGTTAGACGGATTACATTTCATTCCAAGtgttagttttttgttttgttttgttttgagtgTTGGTGGTTGAATGGACAGATCGATGCTGCTTTGGAACAAGGTGTCGAGGCTGTGAGGACCCTCGTGCTTAGCGGATTCAGTGACAGTGTTACGAGATTTAATCTTGGCCAGAAATACAAGTATCACAAAGTCTAATTAAAGAAGATGGTCAATATCTCCGAATTATTTGCCGAATTATTTGCACAGCTGCCCAAGTCATAGTGACCAAGCCGTGAAGCAAACATAGATTTTGGTGCCTCGGCCAGTTCTCACAGGATATGTTCCTTGAATTTTACGTTGATCTTGGAAAAAGCTCGAATTATGTTGGTTTCAAATAACTATTGTCGAATAAACacatgaacgatgaaatatTCAGAGCATTTTATTTTAGCATGTTGGTTTGTCAATTACTGTTAATTGATACTTGACATAAAAAGAGCTAAAAATAGTAatgtaaaaaaaacatataaagaaCATACAAAATGACAAAATTTATGTCGGGTTGTGCCTAGCAGATTGTCCCTTCATGTCACTCGTAGTGCATTGTGACGAATCGTgccaaattacataattaacgTCTGCGACACACTTATATGCCACATCTTTGTGCCTCGTGCCGTGGTAGTCATACCACCCACATTCTGAACCGGGCCGTGGCCAATTTTAGTCCCTAGTAGTTAATTCATGGTGCTTCACAATTTACAACTAATTATAAAGCCTTAACCAGTAGAGTTAACAAAACCTCATTTTACAATATGTCAATTTAACGAACAATGTCTTGAAGATCTTAGGAAGAAATGATAACAAGATTTGAGTACACATAAATCTAAAATCATGACATCAAAGGTGAAGTAATTTTGACACAAACATTACAGCGCATTCAAAAACAGAGCTTCACAATCGAACGAACATGATCAAGAAATTTAGTTTTTAAGGACATACTCATGGATACAGGAAAATCAGTTGTTACATCAAATGGAAATAAAAACAGTTTACTTCATGTACTTGTGTAGAAATTTCCTGTGGAAATCATTCCTGATGGTATCATTGATGAAGCGTTTAGCTGTTTTCGTCTCACCACGAGCTTGATTCTTGAATACAACATCATCATCCCACCTTCGTTTTACATTGAAATTGGTTGGACCGTTGATATTAAGTAAAGGGTTTCCCCTCATTAGTTCTGCTTctttgactttcaattcttcctcTTGTTGCTGTCGTTCCTGCAAAGGGCGCAACAATGATGTAATCGAGTTTTCAACTCACCGTTATACAATGCATAACATTCATAATCAGCATGAATGAAGAGCTCGTGAAAATCAAAATGTGAAAGCCCCCCAAGCTGCGAAATCAAAGAAAAACCAGTTTAAGAATGAACAGTCTCACCATTCGTAACTTCTCCTCGGCCCTTTCCTTCTTTATTTGTTCAAGCTCTGCCAGAAGAGCTTCTGTGTCATCCTCCTCATCATCGTCATCGTCCTCATCACTGAAAAAGAAGGAAATATGGACTTTTAGAGCTGACATGAGAAATACACAGCAGGAAAATCTCTCAACAATTGATGAGGATTTTTGCGGATTGTCTATCCCATAATCATGAGCACATACAAGAGAATTGAGAACTTGAAATGAATCCATATGATATCGAGTTTTCTTCTTATTGAAGGGCCCTGACTCTTAATGAGGAACTAAAACAACTACCTCATCCATAAGTTCAGTACATGATGCTCACCACATGATATGCATCAATGGCCGAAAGGAACAGAAAACCTCGGGAGGAGGGAGAAACAGGAAAAACAAAATCTAAACCTTAAGCTTTCGATTTTAGCGATAGCGTTTCCACATGAGCTGGCTACAATTTCACATCCAAAGACACTGGTTTCCTAAATGCGATAGACGCTCAGATTCACCACCTTAAACACTAAAGAAAATAAGATTCATAACTGCCAACATTAGTATTCAATCCGCTCTGCTTCAACCTGTACTCTGTATTAAGAGAAGGCGGAAATGATACAGAGCAATTCACGTCCAATTCACGTCTTGAGTTATCACAGCAGGAATCAGTAAGCATCATAAGTCCATAATAGAATCATACTCCTCCTATTCTTGTCCCATTTCGTGTTATGATAATATTCATATTCATCGATTAATCTTTCGTATTTTATTGTTAATctttaagttaaaacataatcaagtgagatcttatttgattcgtttcaatgaaagttttttcaatatcaattttttataatttttaattacacaCAATTTAAGAAACCTATGATTTAATATTTGCGTTGACAAACCTACAAAAACCAAaaacaataatagtgaataggaaggagtatatatttttatcttcaTTTGGCATATGCAAAGAAATGAATAAAAGTGGACATGAAAGAGCAAACGGGATCATAAGCCAGCTGGTGTAACAATTCAACACAGTTAAAAAGTTTAAGACGAGAGGTAGCAAAAATCAAGTTTGTCCAACAACCTTTCATCATCACTTTTTACATCAACATCAGAATCATcagcatccacacttttaggaATAATGCGGTCTTCAGCTTCCCTCCTTGATCctgcaaaaaataataaaaattaaaaataaataaaaataagaaaatcgTATGCAACCAATAACTGAGGCATAATGTCGAAATTGTGAGTGGCATGCCGACATCTACCTTCCAGAAGAAGATGGCTTCCCTTTCTACGATCTCTATCCTCTGCACAACAAAAAATTAACAACTTTAAAATATAACGATGGGGAGAAGCAACAAGACACAAAACAAAAGGCAAGCACACAAAAGTTTGTTATAAAATATTTGCTTACCACCATATGATTTGTCTTTGGAAGAAAAATGTCTTCGCTCACGCTGTTCAAGTTCATCACGAAGGTTCCTCTTCTGAAGCTCCTCCTGAGTGTCTTGTCCATCCTTTCTGTAAGAGATAGGACCATGAGAAGATTACGACAACagttttttaaatcacatagtctagcaaaaagaaaatatatatggaAGCTCAAACTATTCATCACATTATAGCACATTGTATTGTGACACAGAGGTTGGCTGAAGTAATTGCTTCATCCTCtcacaaaatttattattattatttgtctaTAGCTTTTATCACAACAAGGATGTTAAAGCCTTATTCCCAAGTATATGGGGTTGACTAGTTGAACTAAAGCAAATCaacatacaaaatcaaaattatacttTTTTCGACCTTTTAGAACCCATGACTTCCTTGAAAAGAATTGACTCTTCATCTTCCCTAACTAATATTGTCTCAGTAATTTCCCttcattttcttcaaaaatcAGACTTACTCCCTCCTCTCATCTTCGTTTTCTATATCTCTATTTTCTTTCCCTTTGATTATTCAAGCTTCAACTGGGTTTATTGAGATGGGAAAGAAGACAACTTTTGACACTGCTTTAACgcctttcttcttcattgcaAAACCGTGTTGTACCCATGTGCAATCCGGTATACCCAGCGCATATTTGGCACCAATAACGGCCGTACCGAACACCGATGAGCCGACAAATATggagagtccgagtaacatagcttTTGCCCAATTACTTAATTATTGTATTAGTTTAGTCCAATTGAtaaacacaacattattttagCCCAAttacttgtttattttttctagATTAAAGATGCCACCCAACCACAATAAAAACATcaagtcttgtatgaaatcGTCTTACCATGAGACGAACCTATATAATCAACTTATATCTATGATTTATCACTTAataattgtaagtgatcactttaagattataagtgatcactttaagaaaccactttaaggttataattggtCATTTTAAGATTGCAATTTGCAAGTGACCTTTAACGGAacaagtaatcactttaagactataaatgTACATTGGACCAACCCAAAAGAGACGTTCTCAAACCCTTTATCATGCCTAATAAATAATattgtttaatacaaaaatttcataatcttacgcatataatttttcttaaactaCTCCCAAAGGCCGATAAGACAAAATATATCAATAATGTAAAACTCTTCCTAACTATATGGTTACTATTGCAAAAGGCTAGCACATGGTTGGATAGTTTGGTACAATTTTTCCAAAATCCAGATAACAATCACTTGGTCTAAGAGTCGTGTCATTGACATAAAGGGGGCAAAATAGAAAATTGAGCGGTTGTTTCTCTATTTGTGTTTCATTATAGCAGACGGAAGTTCAATGACATAACTAATGAGTTTTACACTAATGTTGCATGTACCTCTAcaaggtttttatttttttttcaaatcttaCCAAGTTGAAGGTTTCAATTTTTCAAGATGAAAGGAAAATAGTTTCCTTCCAATTCTTTCCCTCCATCTTATTATTAACTTGATCAAAATTTCAACAAAACCATGGTTGATAAACCCATTTTCATTTCCATCCTAATTACTATTACTTCTATCCTAGGTCCGAATCCCTACAACacttcctttcctttccctaAGCTCTCTTTCATTCCAACCCTTCCTTTTCACTAACTATATTGTAAGCCAAACAAACTATAAGCGTCCAAATGTTTCGACAAACGCAAGGCAAGATCAAAAAAGACTATgatgcaacaaaaaaaaaaaaaaaaatcacttgcAATCCCCGCTTTTCCCGTTACAATTCCCTGACATTGAGTtcacaaaaataacaaattcaACACCAAGGAATTTTTGTTGCACTTAAATTTCAAGCAAAAGCAACAAAAAACCCATCACTTTTAGCAAATATCTACTTCATTAATTTATCACTTTCTAAATATCAGTTGTACACTAGTACCTGGGTTTTAAATTAGTATGCGCTGCAAGATCCCTTGAAGAATACTTTTGAGATGGGCCAAAAATTCTTGTACCACCTTGCTCATTTCCACCCTTCGCAGGTGCCCAAGTAGGTCTTGCTGCAGTGGTCATTTTTTCTCACTACTCACCTAATATCTATAAATCAAgactgaaaaagaaaaagaaagtacACAACCTTATTAGTTATTACCAACTAACTAAACGATGATAAAAACACAACGAAAATATAAACCATAGAGAACTAATTCGGAATCAAGACAACAAAATCATCCAGATTAGAAAACTAAAGACAATAAAAAGTAATCGATataaacaaatgaaaacaaataaggaaacaaaagtgctaaaaaaccctaattACAAATTACCCTGTTTATCAAACTAAAACTCATTAAGAAAGCAATGAATATTTGTAAATTAACTTCATATAAAAGGTTGGTTGATGTTGCTGGATTACAATTTTAGATTAATATTTTAGTCTTAGATATTCTAATGTACAGCAAAACAAATTAGGTTATTGAACTATAGGAAGATAATTAGAATAAAGGTCCTCTTCTTACATGGTCTTTCATAAGAAAATAGGATCAAAATACTTGCATCTATAAATTTGCACAAAACAATAGAAATTTTCTTTACACTCCAATCACTTCCACCAACCCCTTTTCAATCTTCGTCATCTCAAAGATTACAAGTataattgtaacacccctgaatttccaaccccttaacaAAGCCaaaaatcgtgaaggaagggaggaaattcgggtgtaacataaaaagaaaaggaaaaataattaaaataagcgctaaagattaattaaaaaggtgagtgagtggaaatttcggcaacatCTCAGTTGAAAACTGAGTATGTGACAAGGATACATAACTGaataacataactaaactaatctaaagcctttaatgcctttcaaaaatatatcacgacggaatgaatcatcgtcggctccccaaatcatcaactctaacgaggatcgtggttc
Proteins encoded in this region:
- the LOC130824766 gene encoding chloroplastic group IIB intron splicing facilitator CRS2-B, chloroplastic-like, which produces MRDDLLKKRIIYRSKALIGIGSIGDVPILLAKPQAYMNYSGESDMTPPLIRWFGQVQRRSISEPVGPLAAYYKVPLRHILLVYDEMCLPNGVLRLQPKGGHGHHNGVKSIMGHLDGRKEFPRLCIGIGNPPGNMDMKAFLLQKFSSTERKQIDAALEQGVEAVRTLVLSGFSDSVTRFNLGQKYKYHKV
- the LOC130825510 gene encoding uncharacterized protein LOC130825510, which codes for MTTAARPTWAPAKGGNEQGGTRIFGPSQKYSSRDLAAHTNLKPRKDGQDTQEELQKRNLRDELEQRERRHFSSKDKSYGEDRDRRKGSHLLLEGSRREAEDRIIPKSVDADDSDVDVKSDDESDEDDDDDEEDDTEALLAELEQIKKERAEEKLRMERQQQEEELKVKEAELMRGNPLLNINGPTNFNVKRRWDDDVVFKNQARGETKTAKRFINDTIRNDFHRKFLHKYMK